One region of Peribacillus simplex genomic DNA includes:
- a CDS encoding FadR/GntR family transcriptional regulator encodes MEESSKKLGVQSVHRNTLSQQVVDQIVHLLVTGQMKAGDKLPPEMELMKELEVSRPVLREALSALDTLGVITRKTREGTFFNDKIGTHPFSVMLALATNNLPAIIEARMALELGLVTMAAEKITDEQLEKLQVTIDTIANSEDNDYGEADKEFHKIIALSANNPIIEGMIDSLLITHNKINSLIQFRERELTVKYHKAIYAALAAHDPHEAFSQMYKHLDYVRQKVLQYSHAN; translated from the coding sequence ATGGAAGAATCGTCAAAGAAATTAGGCGTACAATCGGTACATCGCAACACTCTTTCACAACAAGTCGTGGATCAAATCGTGCATCTGCTCGTCACCGGACAAATGAAAGCGGGCGACAAACTGCCTCCTGAAATGGAACTTATGAAAGAACTTGAAGTAAGCCGGCCTGTTTTACGGGAGGCACTCAGTGCACTTGATACACTAGGAGTCATTACACGGAAAACACGTGAAGGAACCTTTTTTAACGATAAAATCGGTACACATCCATTCTCTGTCATGCTGGCGCTGGCTACGAATAATTTACCAGCGATCATCGAAGCGCGAATGGCATTGGAGTTGGGACTGGTAACAATGGCTGCCGAGAAAATCACAGACGAACAGCTGGAGAAACTGCAAGTTACTATTGACACGATTGCCAATAGTGAAGACAACGATTATGGAGAGGCCGATAAAGAATTCCACAAGATCATTGCTTTAAGTGCAAACAATCCCATTATTGAAGGCATGATCGATTCCTTATTGATTACCCATAATAAAATAAATAGCCTGATACAATTCAGGGAACGGGAACTGACTGTAAAGTATCATAAAGCCATCTATGCGGCACTTGCAGCGCATGATCCACATGAAGCATTCAGTCAAATGTACAAGCACCTTGATTATGTCCGTCAGAAAGTCCTTCAATATTCTCACGCAAATTAA
- a CDS encoding MFS transporter produces MNAGEKVFQESPILPNAQKKTRTRWFIVFMLFLVTALNYADRATLSIAGTDMSGQLGLDSVMMGYVFSAFAWSYVAGQIPGGWLLDRFGSKKVYFWSITLWSTFTLLQGFIGFFGSAGTAVMVLFGLRFLVGLAEAPSFPANSRIVATWFPSHERGTAAATFNSAQYFATVLFAPIMGYITYKFGWEYVFFFMGALGIIVAFFWMKTIYGPKEHPRINKAELEYIEAGGALINMDQTTANKEEKKGVNWNHIKQLLSNRMLLGVYLGQYCITTLTYFFLTWFPVYLVQERGMTILQVGLVASLPAICGFFGGILGGTFSDFLLRKGFSLTVARKLPIVVGMLLSMSLVAANYVETEWVVIFVMALAFFGKGFGALGWAVVADTSPKEMSGVSGGLFNTFGNIAGITTPIIIGYIIATTGSFNGALVFVCANALVAICSYLFLVGEIKRVELKS; encoded by the coding sequence ATGAACGCTGGAGAAAAAGTTTTTCAAGAATCTCCTATATTGCCGAATGCTCAGAAAAAAACACGGACACGATGGTTTATTGTATTTATGCTCTTTCTGGTTACCGCTCTGAATTATGCAGATCGTGCGACGCTATCAATCGCAGGTACGGACATGTCTGGTCAGCTTGGTCTCGATTCAGTCATGATGGGCTATGTTTTCTCCGCTTTCGCTTGGTCCTACGTAGCTGGACAAATTCCGGGTGGATGGCTTTTGGACCGTTTTGGCTCAAAAAAAGTTTACTTTTGGAGTATCACGCTATGGTCTACCTTTACGCTTTTACAAGGATTTATCGGATTTTTCGGTTCTGCCGGAACGGCTGTCATGGTATTGTTCGGACTGCGTTTTTTAGTTGGATTGGCAGAGGCTCCTTCCTTCCCGGCCAACAGCCGCATCGTTGCTACCTGGTTCCCAAGCCATGAACGCGGAACCGCGGCTGCCACTTTCAATTCAGCCCAGTATTTTGCAACCGTTCTCTTTGCACCGATCATGGGTTACATTACGTATAAATTTGGTTGGGAATACGTCTTCTTCTTTATGGGCGCATTGGGAATCATCGTCGCTTTCTTCTGGATGAAAACGATATATGGCCCAAAGGAACATCCGCGCATCAACAAAGCTGAGCTTGAATATATCGAAGCAGGCGGCGCTTTGATCAATATGGATCAAACCACTGCAAATAAAGAGGAAAAGAAAGGCGTCAACTGGAATCATATTAAGCAGCTTTTATCAAACCGTATGCTGTTAGGTGTTTATCTCGGACAATATTGCATTACAACATTAACGTACTTTTTCCTTACATGGTTTCCTGTGTACCTTGTACAAGAAAGAGGCATGACCATTCTTCAAGTTGGGCTCGTCGCTTCCCTTCCAGCCATTTGCGGATTTTTTGGCGGCATTCTCGGAGGGACATTCTCGGATTTCTTGTTACGGAAGGGATTCTCATTGACTGTCGCCCGAAAATTGCCAATCGTTGTTGGGATGCTTCTATCGATGAGCTTGGTAGCTGCAAACTATGTAGAGACGGAATGGGTGGTTATATTCGTTATGGCCCTAGCGTTTTTCGGTAAAGGATTTGGGGCACTCGGCTGGGCGGTAGTGGCCGATACCTCACCAAAGGAAATGTCCGGTGTCAGTGGCGGGCTTTTCAATACATTCGGTAACATTGCAGGCATTACAACACCGATCATCATCGGATACATCATTGCCACGACAGGATCATTTAATGGGGCGCTAGTCTTCGTATGTGCCAATGCTCTTGTCGCAATCTGCAGCTATTTATTCCTTGTTGGTGAAATTAAACGTGTAGAGTTAAAATCATAG
- a CDS encoding IS3 family transposase (programmed frameshift), translated as MSKNIYTEFQIKELEKNPNIISASERSISYSPEFKTKAVKEYKKGKAPSQIFIDQGINLEIIGKKQPKRCLQRWRSTFERFGEEGFLTERRGKGSTGRPTSKPQSVEDQLRKAEARIKFLEAENGLPKKAGRARKAGSEKEMILTAAEKFYLIERTIRIHQLKKAVSYLCKLAGVSRSGYYDWLKAAPYRELREEQDELDIELIRNIFISKKEKVGALQIKMIMENDYSAVMNHKKIRRLMTKYNLLAKIRRANPYRKMAKATKEHLTCPNLLNREFNQEVPGKVLLTDITYLYYGKGQKAYLSCVKDAATKEIVTYHLSTSLEMDIVYETLNKLKQAVCHEFHPSAILHSDQGFHYTHPLFQRKVKELGITQSMSRKGNCWDNAPMESFFGHFKDLAEYKTCTNLTDVKEEIDRVIEEYNEHRYQWGLRKMAPVQYRDHLLAA; from the exons ATGAGTAAGAATATATATACTGAATTTCAGATTAAAGAACTTGAAAAGAATCCAAATATCATTAGTGCTTCCGAGCGATCTATTTCCTATAGTCCGGAATTTAAAACAAAAGCTGTTAAGGAATATAAAAAGGGGAAAGCCCCCTCTCAAATTTTCATTGACCAGGGAATTAATCTCGAAATAATTGGAAAGAAACAACCCAAACGTTGTCTACAGCGCTGGCGTAGTACCTTTGAAAGGTTTGGTGAGGAAGGCTTCCTTACGGAACGCCGTGGAAAAGGAAGTACAGGACGCCCCACTTCCAAGCCACAGTCTGTAGAAGATCAACTTAGGAAGGCCGAGGCGAGAATCAAATTCCTTGAAGCAGAAAATG GACTTCCTAAAAAAGCTGGAAGAGCTAGAAAGGCAGGCTCTGAAAAAGAAATGATTCTAACTGCTGCTGAGAAGTTCTATCTGATTGAAAGGACGATCAGAATACACCAATTAAAGAAGGCTGTTTCTTATCTATGCAAATTGGCTGGTGTAAGTCGAAGTGGCTACTATGATTGGTTAAAGGCAGCTCCTTACCGTGAGCTTCGTGAAGAACAGGATGAATTGGACATAGAATTGATCAGAAATATTTTCATCAGTAAAAAGGAAAAAGTAGGCGCCCTCCAAATCAAAATGATTATGGAGAATGACTACTCGGCCGTCATGAATCATAAGAAAATCAGACGGTTGATGACAAAATATAATCTCCTAGCGAAAATCAGAAGGGCCAACCCGTATCGGAAGATGGCCAAGGCAACCAAGGAGCACCTTACTTGTCCAAACCTCCTTAATCGTGAATTCAATCAGGAGGTGCCAGGGAAGGTCCTGCTTACTGACATTACCTATCTTTATTATGGGAAAGGCCAAAAAGCGTATTTATCCTGCGTAAAAGATGCCGCCACAAAAGAAATCGTTACGTACCATTTATCTACTTCATTAGAAATGGATATCGTTTACGAGACTTTAAATAAGCTAAAGCAGGCTGTGTGTCACGAGTTCCATCCGAGTGCAATCCTTCATTCTGACCAGGGGTTCCATTACACCCATCCGCTATTTCAACGCAAAGTGAAGGAACTTGGGATAACCCAATCCATGTCCCGCAAGGGAAACTGTTGGGATAATGCGCCAATGGAAAGTTTCTTTGGCCACTTTAAGGATTTGGCAGAATATAAAACATGTACTAATTTAACGGATGTGAAGGAAGAAATTGATCGAGTTATTGAAGAATATAATGAACATCGTTATCAATGGGGGCTAAGGAAAATGGCCCCAGTACAATACCGGGACCATTTATTAGCTGCTTAG
- a CDS encoding GNAT family N-acetyltransferase: protein MVTFRNATGKDLSEIVRMLADDVLGRERERYENPLPESYLKAFASIDADENNELIVACLGEDIVGVQQITFTPYITHQGGWRATIEGVRTASSERGKGIGSKLILYAIERAKERGCHIIQLTTDKKREETLRFYERLGFKATHEGMKMKL, encoded by the coding sequence ATGGTCACATTCAGGAATGCGACAGGAAAAGACTTAAGTGAAATAGTACGGATGCTGGCGGATGATGTATTGGGGAGGGAAAGGGAACGCTATGAAAATCCCCTTCCTGAAAGCTATCTAAAAGCATTTGCATCCATTGATGCAGATGAGAATAATGAATTGATCGTAGCATGTCTTGGTGAGGACATCGTTGGGGTGCAGCAAATCACGTTCACTCCTTATATTACCCATCAAGGAGGTTGGAGAGCTACGATAGAAGGGGTTCGGACTGCATCTTCAGAGCGGGGGAAAGGAATAGGAAGCAAGTTGATTCTATATGCGATTGAGCGTGCAAAGGAGCGGGGGTGCCATATCATTCAGCTGACGACAGATAAAAAGCGGGAAGAAACGCTGCGTTTTTATGAACGTTTAGGATTCAAAGCTACTCATGAGGGTATGAAAATGAAGCTTTAA
- the kdgD gene encoding 5-dehydro-4-deoxyglucarate dehydratase: MNKIRKAPKGILGFPVAPFTTSNKLDEQALAQNIQFLIDEGLEAIFVACAAAEYPSLSKEEYEVMVEVAVSVTGGKVPVYTGVGGNIQTSLELARISADRGADGYLILPPYLVTGEQAGLAAYFKAIAESTDLNSIVYQRDNVSLSIPTLEALAEVPQVVGVKDGLGNMELNGLLTQTFGNRFGWLNGMPLAEVTMSSYVPLGFDSYSSAISNYIPHISRKFYNGILSGDQETVKEIYQQVIMPINNIRRQRKGYAVSLIKAGMEIMGMPVGQTVRLPILPVEKEHYAAMQTILENALDRFPKETPIQSI; encoded by the coding sequence ATGAATAAAATTCGCAAGGCACCTAAAGGGATTCTCGGATTTCCCGTGGCACCATTCACAACAAGTAATAAGCTTGATGAACAAGCACTCGCACAAAATATCCAATTTCTAATAGATGAGGGACTCGAGGCTATTTTCGTGGCATGTGCGGCAGCAGAGTATCCATCGTTAAGTAAAGAGGAATATGAAGTGATGGTAGAGGTGGCCGTATCCGTAACGGGTGGAAAAGTCCCTGTATACACAGGTGTAGGAGGAAATATTCAAACGTCCCTGGAACTTGCAAGAATATCAGCGGATAGAGGGGCAGACGGATATTTAATATTACCTCCATATCTTGTTACTGGAGAACAGGCAGGTCTGGCGGCTTATTTCAAAGCTATCGCAGAGAGCACAGACTTAAATTCCATAGTATATCAGCGTGATAACGTTTCACTTTCAATACCAACTTTGGAAGCACTTGCGGAGGTCCCGCAGGTGGTCGGTGTCAAAGACGGTCTAGGCAATATGGAGTTGAATGGACTCCTTACACAAACCTTCGGAAACCGTTTTGGCTGGCTGAACGGAATGCCGCTTGCGGAAGTTACCATGTCGTCCTACGTTCCACTTGGCTTTGACTCATACTCATCGGCGATATCCAATTACATCCCGCACATCTCACGGAAATTCTATAATGGCATTCTGAGCGGAGATCAAGAAACGGTCAAAGAAATTTATCAACAGGTCATCATGCCAATCAACAATATTCGCCGTCAGCGAAAAGGGTATGCCGTTTCTCTCATTAAAGCAGGTATGGAGATTATGGGAATGCCGGTTGGCCAAACAGTCAGATTACCGATTCTTCCGGTGGAAAAAGAACATTATGCAGCAATGCAAACGATATTAGAGAATGCTTTAGATCGTTTTCCAAAAGAAACACCAATTCAATCAATCTAA
- a CDS encoding VOC family protein — MIRGLYEAHLPVRDLNRSIEFYEGLGLQLDHKVEDNLAFLWIEKDKSWLGLWETEKVEVEYHPSIRHIAFEVSLEDLKSSVVWLEDRGYSPREAFGFAPIEPFVMPHGEYAHAKIHFNDPDGNSLEFISKLENPKKIMKRMYLSEWEQMNTEAKKANDS; from the coding sequence ATGATAAGAGGTTTATATGAAGCACATTTACCGGTTCGTGATTTGAATCGTTCCATTGAATTCTATGAAGGGCTTGGTTTGCAGTTGGATCATAAGGTTGAAGACAACCTGGCTTTTCTATGGATTGAAAAGGATAAAAGTTGGTTGGGGCTTTGGGAAACGGAAAAAGTGGAGGTTGAGTATCATCCTTCCATCAGGCATATAGCTTTTGAAGTATCATTGGAAGATTTAAAGAGCTCAGTCGTATGGCTTGAAGATAGAGGCTATTCGCCAAGAGAGGCTTTTGGATTTGCACCAATTGAACCTTTCGTCATGCCTCATGGGGAATATGCGCACGCTAAAATTCACTTTAATGATCCAGACGGCAACAGTTTGGAATTTATTAGTAAACTGGAAAATCCTAAAAAAATCATGAAACGTATGTATTTAAGTGAATGGGAACAAATGAATACAGAAGCGAAAAAAGCGAATGACAGCTGA
- the gucD gene encoding alpha-ketoglutaric semialdehyde dehydrogenase GucD, whose translation MITTVQTKTYLNYINGEWVASISKEVEKSLNPADKQAIVGYVQKSNVDDLNRAVEAAKKAKDKWRKLAGSERGEYLYKVAHILEKRIDEIAECATREMGKTFAETKGETARGIAILKYYAGEGMRKVGDVIPSTESSALMFTTRVPLGVVGVITPWNFPIAIPIWKMAPALVYGNTIVVKPATETAITCAKIMECFEEAGLPEGVINMVTGPGSVIGQGIADHEDVNGITFTGSNGVGKRIGQAALARGAKYQLEMGGKNPVIVAADADLNLAVEAVITGAFRSTGQKCTATSRVIVAAEVYEEFKQLLVKETKGISIGDGLDSGTWMGPCASENQLKTVLSYIEKGVEEGATLLTGGKRAEEGTQANGFYVEPTIFDNCTSDMAIVQEEIFGPVIALLKAESVEEALQLANSVEYGLSASIFTANIQHLLSFVNDMEAGLIRVNAESAGVELQAPFGGMKNSSSHSREQGEAAKEFFTSIKTVFVK comes from the coding sequence ATGATAACTACAGTTCAAACAAAAACGTATCTTAACTATATTAACGGTGAATGGGTTGCTTCCATTTCAAAAGAAGTTGAAAAAAGTTTAAACCCAGCCGATAAACAGGCCATTGTCGGATATGTACAAAAATCTAACGTGGATGACTTGAATCGTGCAGTAGAAGCTGCGAAAAAGGCGAAAGACAAATGGCGCAAACTAGCAGGATCAGAGCGCGGGGAGTATCTATATAAAGTAGCCCATATTCTTGAAAAGCGGATTGATGAAATCGCAGAATGTGCAACACGTGAAATGGGTAAGACTTTTGCAGAAACAAAAGGGGAAACGGCACGCGGTATTGCGATCCTGAAATACTATGCAGGAGAAGGAATGCGTAAAGTGGGGGATGTCATTCCATCCACCGAAAGTTCAGCGCTTATGTTCACGACGCGCGTCCCGCTTGGTGTAGTGGGCGTCATTACACCTTGGAATTTCCCAATCGCCATCCCGATCTGGAAGATGGCTCCTGCTCTCGTTTATGGGAATACGATTGTGGTGAAGCCAGCCACAGAGACGGCCATCACCTGTGCGAAGATCATGGAGTGTTTTGAAGAAGCTGGTTTACCGGAGGGTGTTATCAATATGGTCACAGGGCCGGGCAGTGTCATCGGGCAGGGCATCGCCGATCACGAAGATGTAAACGGAATTACCTTTACCGGCTCAAACGGCGTTGGAAAAAGGATTGGACAAGCGGCGTTAGCACGAGGAGCGAAATACCAGCTTGAAATGGGCGGGAAAAACCCGGTAATCGTTGCAGCGGATGCGGATCTTAATCTGGCTGTAGAAGCAGTCATTACAGGCGCGTTTCGTTCGACGGGGCAAAAATGTACCGCGACAAGCCGTGTCATCGTTGCAGCTGAAGTTTATGAAGAGTTCAAGCAGTTGCTGGTGAAAGAAACGAAAGGCATTTCCATCGGGGATGGATTGGACAGCGGGACTTGGATGGGACCATGCGCTAGCGAAAATCAATTAAAAACGGTTCTTTCCTATATCGAAAAAGGAGTCGAGGAAGGCGCTACACTTCTAACTGGCGGAAAGCGTGCTGAAGAAGGCACTCAGGCTAATGGCTTTTATGTAGAGCCTACGATCTTTGATAACTGCACGTCAGATATGGCAATCGTACAGGAAGAAATTTTTGGTCCGGTGATTGCTTTATTGAAAGCTGAATCAGTCGAAGAAGCCCTGCAACTTGCGAACAGCGTCGAATACGGCCTGAGTGCTTCGATTTTTACTGCCAATATCCAACATTTGCTTTCGTTTGTTAACGATATGGAAGCCGGATTGATCAGGGTCAACGCTGAGAGCGCAGGCGTTGAATTGCAGGCGCCATTTGGCGGCATGAAAAACTCCAGCTCCCACTCCAGGGAACAAGGAGAAGCAGCAAAAGAGTTTTTTACATCCATTAAAACGGTGTTTGTAAAATAA
- the garD gene encoding galactarate dehydratase, with the protein MDTKTQLTEVPLYIKVNRMDNVAIVVNTGGLDQGTVFPCGLELKERVPQGHKVALMDIVENEAIIRYGEVIGYAAESISKGCWIDETLVMLPVSPDLKELPVANDIPETLPPLEGYTFQGFRNEDGSVGTKNILGITTSVQCVVGVLNFVVNRIKKELLPKYPNVDDVVAINHNYGCGVAINAPEAVIPIRTIQNLAKHPNFGGEALVVGLGCEKLSPMRINPSGDDSDIISLQDQQGFAGMVQSIMEMAEERLIKLNRKQRETFPVSELVIGTQCGGSDAFSGVTANPAVGYATDLLVRAGATVLFSEVTEVRDAIHLLTPRAVNEEVGRALIKEMDWYDNYLALGDADRSANPSPGNKKGGLANVVEKSLGSIAKSGGSPISGVLAPGEKATEKGLIFAATPASDFVCGTLQLASGMHLQVFTTGRGTPYNLAMASVIKVSTRNTLTEQWKDLIDINAGTIATGEATIEDVGWEIFHLILEVASGKKKTWAEHWGLHNDLVLFNPAPIT; encoded by the coding sequence GTGGATACAAAAACGCAGCTGACGGAGGTACCGCTTTATATTAAGGTAAATAGGATGGACAATGTCGCCATCGTGGTTAATACGGGGGGCTTGGATCAAGGAACCGTTTTCCCTTGTGGGCTTGAATTGAAAGAAAGAGTGCCACAAGGCCACAAAGTGGCTTTAATGGATATAGTCGAGAATGAAGCCATCATCCGCTATGGGGAAGTTATCGGTTATGCGGCTGAATCAATCAGTAAGGGCTGCTGGATTGACGAGACACTGGTGATGCTTCCGGTTTCTCCGGATTTAAAGGAATTGCCGGTAGCAAATGATATACCCGAAACTTTACCCCCGCTTGAAGGATATACATTCCAAGGATTCCGCAATGAAGATGGCAGTGTTGGAACCAAGAATATATTAGGCATTACAACAAGCGTTCAATGTGTAGTGGGCGTTCTGAATTTCGTCGTGAACCGGATAAAAAAAGAGCTTCTCCCGAAGTATCCCAATGTTGATGATGTTGTCGCCATCAATCACAACTATGGGTGCGGAGTCGCAATCAATGCACCTGAAGCGGTTATTCCCATTCGCACGATACAGAACCTTGCGAAACACCCGAATTTCGGCGGGGAAGCCTTGGTAGTTGGATTGGGGTGTGAAAAACTGTCTCCGATGAGAATAAATCCAAGCGGGGACGATTCAGATATCATTTCACTTCAGGATCAGCAGGGATTTGCGGGAATGGTCCAATCCATTATGGAAATGGCCGAGGAACGTTTAATCAAGTTGAACCGCAAGCAACGGGAGACGTTTCCGGTTTCCGAATTGGTCATCGGTACGCAGTGTGGAGGAAGTGATGCATTTTCTGGTGTGACAGCTAACCCTGCAGTAGGATATGCTACAGATCTGTTAGTCAGGGCAGGGGCAACCGTTTTATTTTCTGAAGTCACAGAAGTACGGGATGCGATTCATCTATTGACGCCCCGTGCAGTGAATGAAGAAGTAGGGAGAGCGTTAATAAAGGAAATGGACTGGTATGATAACTACCTTGCTTTAGGTGATGCCGATCGAAGTGCCAATCCGTCACCAGGAAACAAAAAAGGCGGATTGGCCAATGTAGTGGAAAAATCATTAGGCTCCATTGCCAAATCCGGAGGCAGCCCCATTTCAGGCGTACTGGCTCCGGGTGAAAAAGCAACAGAAAAAGGGCTGATTTTTGCAGCTACACCAGCTAGTGACTTTGTTTGCGGAACGCTGCAGCTCGCTTCCGGCATGCACCTTCAAGTTTTTACAACTGGAAGGGGCACACCTTATAATCTGGCAATGGCTTCCGTCATCAAAGTATCTACACGAAATACATTGACCGAGCAATGGAAAGATCTCATTGATATAAATGCAGGAACTATCGCTACAGGTGAGGCAACCATAGAGGATGTCGGGTGGGAAATATTTCACCTCATTTTGGAAGTGGCCAGCGGTAAAAAGAAAACCTGGGCAGAGCATTGGGGCCTCCATAATGATTTGGTACTTTTCAATCCTGCGCCAATTACCTAA
- the gudD gene encoding glucarate dehydratase encodes MNNQMLKDHVKIGTPVISEMSVIPVAGHDGMLLNLSGAHAPYFTRNIVILKDNAGNTGVGEVPGGEKIRQTLEDAKQMVVGQSIGTYNNILNTIRKQFADRDAGGRGLQTFDLRIAIHAVTALEAALLDLVGQYLGVPVAALLGEGQQRDRVEMLGYLFYVGDRNKTDLGYLSEPEAEDDWIRLRHEEALTPEAIVRLAEAAHSRYGFNDFKLKGGVLRGEEEIEAVTALAERFPEARITLDPNGGWLLKDAIELCRDQHHVLAYAEDPCGAENGFSAREIMTEFRRATGLPTATNMIATDWRQMGHSIQLQSVDIPLADPHFWTMQGSVRVAQMCNDWGLTWGSHSNNHFDISLAMFTHVAAAAPGKVTAIDTHWIWQDGQRLTKEPFKIVGGMVDVPSKPGLGIEVDMEQIEKAHQLYKQKGLGARDDSMAMQYLISGWEFNPKSPCLVR; translated from the coding sequence ATGAACAATCAAATGCTTAAGGATCATGTAAAAATCGGCACACCGGTCATTTCAGAAATGAGCGTTATTCCAGTTGCAGGCCATGACGGCATGCTGCTGAACTTGAGCGGTGCCCATGCTCCTTATTTCACCCGGAACATTGTCATTCTGAAAGACAATGCGGGTAATACTGGTGTAGGTGAAGTTCCTGGAGGCGAAAAAATTCGCCAAACACTCGAAGATGCCAAACAAATGGTTGTCGGCCAGTCCATTGGGACATACAACAACATTCTGAATACCATCCGTAAGCAGTTCGCGGACCGGGATGCGGGAGGGCGCGGGCTTCAGACGTTCGATCTCCGTATAGCCATCCATGCCGTAACAGCATTGGAAGCGGCACTTCTAGATTTAGTCGGCCAATATTTAGGTGTGCCGGTTGCAGCCCTTCTCGGCGAAGGACAGCAGCGTGATAGGGTGGAAATGCTGGGCTACTTATTTTATGTAGGTGACCGCAATAAAACGGACCTTGGTTATTTAAGCGAGCCTGAAGCGGAAGATGACTGGATTCGCCTCCGTCATGAGGAAGCGCTCACACCTGAAGCGATTGTCCGCTTGGCAGAAGCCGCCCACTCTCGCTATGGATTCAATGATTTTAAACTGAAAGGCGGGGTTTTGCGCGGGGAAGAAGAAATCGAAGCGGTGACGGCACTTGCGGAGCGCTTCCCTGAAGCCAGGATCACCCTTGACCCAAATGGCGGCTGGCTGCTTAAGGATGCGATTGAACTTTGCCGGGATCAACATCATGTTTTAGCCTATGCGGAAGACCCATGCGGAGCGGAAAATGGTTTTTCCGCCCGGGAAATCATGACGGAATTCAGGCGCGCAACGGGCCTTCCTACCGCTACTAATATGATTGCAACGGACTGGAGGCAAATGGGGCACTCCATTCAGCTTCAATCCGTGGACATCCCTCTTGCCGATCCGCATTTTTGGACGATGCAAGGCTCCGTCCGTGTCGCTCAAATGTGCAATGACTGGGGATTGACATGGGGATCACACTCGAATAATCACTTTGACATTTCGCTTGCCATGTTTACACACGTTGCTGCAGCCGCACCAGGAAAAGTCACTGCAATCGATACCCACTGGATTTGGCAGGATGGGCAGCGTTTGACGAAAGAACCTTTTAAAATTGTCGGCGGAATGGTCGATGTACCTTCTAAGCCCGGACTTGGAATTGAAGTGGATATGGAACAAATCGAGAAGGCACATCAGCTTTATAAACAAAAAGGACTTGGTGCCCGTGATGATTCAATGGCGATGCAATACCTGATTTCAGGATGGGAGTTCAATCCAAAATCACCTTGCCTTGTCAGATGA
- a CDS encoding SDR family oxidoreductase, translated as MKLQDKVAVVTGAASGMGKQIAIDYAREGAKVVVSDLNLDGANATVEEIKENGGMAFAIKTNVAVEGDIQHLIDTTVSKYGTVDILVNNAGIMDGMEPAGDIEDSGWDRIFAINTTSVMRSTRKVLPIFLEKQKGVIINIASAGGLYGARAGAAYTASKHAVVGFTKNTGFMYAEKGIRCNAIAPGGVETNIGSSMTNINKFGASRQQLGMAINPRNGKPEEIAKVALFLASDDSSFVNGTVITADAGWSAY; from the coding sequence ATGAAATTACAAGACAAAGTTGCAGTAGTGACAGGCGCAGCATCAGGTATGGGGAAACAAATTGCTATAGATTATGCTAGAGAAGGGGCTAAAGTCGTCGTATCGGATTTAAATCTTGATGGTGCGAACGCAACGGTAGAGGAAATAAAAGAGAATGGCGGAATGGCCTTTGCCATTAAAACGAACGTAGCGGTGGAGGGTGATATTCAACATTTGATCGATACTACGGTTAGTAAGTATGGTACAGTGGATATTTTGGTGAATAACGCGGGTATCATGGATGGCATGGAACCTGCCGGGGATATTGAGGATTCTGGATGGGATCGGATTTTTGCAATTAACACGACAAGCGTCATGCGTTCGACTAGAAAGGTTTTACCAATCTTTTTAGAAAAACAAAAAGGAGTGATCATCAATATTGCTTCTGCTGGCGGTTTATATGGTGCCCGAGCTGGCGCAGCATACACTGCCTCTAAACATGCGGTGGTTGGATTCACAAAAAACACGGGCTTCATGTATGCAGAAAAAGGCATTCGCTGTAATGCAATAGCACCAGGTGGAGTTGAAACCAATATTGGTTCCAGCATGACGAATATCAATAAGTTTGGCGCCTCTCGCCAACAACTGGGGATGGCGATCAATCCACGCAATGGCAAACCTGAAGAAATTGCTAAAGTGGCATTGTTCCTTGCTTCTGACGATTCAAGCTTTGTAAATGGTACTGTCATCACCGCAGATGCTGGTTGGAGTGCATATTAA